The Tenrec ecaudatus isolate mTenEca1 chromosome 6, mTenEca1.hap1, whole genome shotgun sequence genome has a window encoding:
- the COX14 gene encoding cytochrome c oxidase assembly protein COX14: protein MPTGKQLADFGYKTFSASMMLLTVYGGYLCSVRAYHYLQKRSSRRQAAEEQKTSGVL from the coding sequence ATGCCAACTGGCAAACAGCTAGCCGACTTCGGCTACAAGACCTTCTCCGCTTCCATGATGCTCCTCACCGTGTATGGGGGCTACCTGTGCAGTGTCCGAGCCTACCACTATTTGCAGAAGCGCAGTTCCCGGCGCCAGGCTGCAGAAGAACAGAAGACCTCGGGAGTCCTATAG